One Setaria viridis chromosome 5, Setaria_viridis_v4.0, whole genome shotgun sequence genomic region harbors:
- the LOC117855224 gene encoding B3 domain-containing protein Os01g0234100: MAIDPPLKRKRGKPPGSESAKSKMEQKMALVKQRLALLDSASSSSSSSGETDKDDDLVPMDDELAIVAAYQPIEIVCGDTGNKDEVIPLKILASKGVESEKRGLPGQKISASYGSAMDRAEEVQAKLPAEHPSFVKRMLQSHVVRGFWLGLPTYFCNKHLPKDDTGIVLEDENGQDHQTLYLGAKQGLSAGWRGFAIKHGIKVGDVVIFQLVRPTKFKVFIIRANEFTTTDGAISLLNLEAHKKGKLSKEECSSDANSKEAEKASAVDHKVPRSDDDNVVFNEAIDGLRISDSDMDFGDITSFSNFNIVVDSLVIDCKFHDHLRRTYYELCCSQNSFLHKNLLKQLNLTLVVGVIMETISIAEGIRACKAQASSREDLLIWKKTLVSLELLGMNVGFLLKRINGLLGLTAESRDLSECQKYRELKSERARAGEKVKALELMLSNVKGVLQKMDAEMEEMESSVKRSGLTLQQLAAAPW; this comes from the exons ATGGCGATCGATCCGCCCCTCAAA AGGAAGAGGGGGAAGCCACCTGGCTCCGAGTCAGCCAAGAGCAAGATGGAGCAGAAGATGGCGTTGGTCAAGCAGAGGCTCGCCTTGCTTGACagtgccagcagcagcagcagcagcagcggtgaGACTGACAAGGATGATGACCTTGTGCCCATG GATGATGAGCTTGCTATCGTTGCTGCTTACCAGCCTATAGAAATTGTTTGTGGTGATACTGGCAACAAAGACGAGGTTATTCCTTTAAAA ATTTTGGCATCAAAGGGAGTGGAGAGTGAGAAAAGAGGGCTTCCTGGCCAAAAGATAAGTGCAAG CTATGGATCTGCGATGGATAGAGCTGAGGAGGTACAGGCGAAGTTGCCAGCAGAACATCCTAGCTTTGTCAAGCGTATGCTACAATCTCATGTTGTCCGTGGTTTTTGGCTG GGTCTACCAACTTACTTTTGCAACAAACATCTCCCAAAGGACGACACTGGAATTGTGCTAGAAGATGAGAATGGACAGGACCATCAGACTTTGTATCTTGGTGCCAAGCAGGGACTCAGTGCTGGGTGGAGGGGTTTTGCAATTAAGCATGGTATTAAGGTTGGCGATGTTGTGATTTTTCAGCTTGTGAGACCAACGAAATTTAAG GTATTTATAATAAGAGCAAATGAATTTACAACAACTGATGGAGCGATCAGTCTGCTGAATTTGGAAGCACACAAGAAAGGGAAGCTATCAA AAGAAGAATGTTCCAGTGATGCCAACTCCAAGGAGGCTGAGAAGGCTAGTGCAGTGGACCACAAAGTCCCTCGGAGTGACGATGATAATGTGGTATTCAATGAAGCAATAGATGGCCTCAGGATTTCAGATTCGGACATGGACTTTGGTGATATCACGAGCTTCAGCAACTTCAACATCGTGGTGGACAGCTTGGTCATCGACTGCAAGTTTCATGATCATCTCCGCAGGACATACTATGAGCTGTGCTGTTCCCAGAATTCCTTCCTTCACAAGAATCTGCTGAAGCAGCTAAACCTCACCCTTGTCGTGGGTGTGATCATGGAGACGATCAGCATCGCGGAGGGTATCCGAGCCTGCAAGGCGCAGGCTTCTTCCCGCGAGGACCTGCTGATCTGGAAGAAGACCCTGGTGTCCTTGGAGCTGCTGGGCATGAACGTGGGGTTTCTGCTGAAACGCATCAACGGTCTCCTTGGCCTCACAGCTGAGTCAAGAGACCTCTCGGAGTGCCAGAAGTACAGGGAACTGAAATCGGAGAGGGCCCGTGCTGGGGAGAAAGTGAAAGCGCTGGAGCTTATGCTGTCGAATGTGAAGGGCGTGCTGCAGAAAATGGACGCGGAGATGGAGGAGATGGAGTCAAGCGTGAAGAGAAGCGGTCTGACGCTGCAGCAGTTGGCTGCTGCGCCATGGTGA
- the LOC117857053 gene encoding glycosyltransferase-like At2g41451, whose amino-acid sequence MAGYRGGSSSSSSAGGGGASAAAFATRMLLLLTLLPLALAAFAFVLQWRGGMRDPAGAAWPDDTQRFPGMENSPLGSSSSSSSTRGKGSYFAISSSSSAAADCAEILGRSASSHGVSLYGGWSFDSESSITPKICITGSTSAGLHQILPWLYYHKVIGVSHFFLFVEGEAAKPAVTSVLESIRGVKIIYRTKELKERQDKSRIWNETWLGGFFYKPCNYELFVKQSLNMEMAIIMARDAGMDWIIHLDTDELIHPAGAREYSLRRLLLDVPDNVDMVIFPNYESSIERDDIKDPFTEVSMFKKNYDHLPKDTYFGLYKEATRGNPNYFLTYGNGKSAARVQEHLRPNGAHRWHNYMKTPNEIKLEEAAILHYTYTKFSDLTSRRDRCGCKPTKEDVKRCFILEFDRLAFIIASTATEEEMRNWYREHVVWTDKDTNLKLLRKGVLTRIYAPMAIIRGLKESGVFTSAVTSAKAQSKTKSSNMGLENKESILPNVTAGQSTLEGGHEKLQATVRKILEMVDAQEEAMPPMSPPGFVELIESALS is encoded by the exons ATGGCGGGCTACCgcggcggctcctcctcctcctcctccgccggcgggggcggcgcgtcggcCGCGGCCTTCGCCACGCGgatgctcctcctcctcacgctgctgccgctcgcgctcgccgccttcGCCTTCGTGCTCCAGTGGCGCGGCGGCATGCGGGacccggccggcgccgcctggCCCGACGACACGCAGCGCTTCCCGGGGATGGAGAACAGCCCTCTcggatcctcctcctcctcctcctccactcggGGCAAAGGCTCCTACttcgccatctcctcctcctcctccgcggcagCAGACTGCGCCGAGATCCTCGGCCGGAGCGCATCCTCCCACGGAGTCTCGCTCTACGGCGGCTGGAGCTTCGATTCTGAATCTTCTATAACTCCCAAG ATCTGTATCACGGGAAGCACATCTGCTGGCCTGCACCAGATTCTTCCATGGTTGTATTATCACAAGGTCATTGGtgtttcacatttttttctctttgttgAAGGAGAGGCTGCGAAGCCAGCTGTCACCTCTGTTCTTGAATCTATTCGG GGTGTAAAAATCATTTACAGAACTAAAGAACTGAAAGAGAGACAGGACAAAAG CCGCATCTGGAATGAGACTTGGCTGGGAGGTTTCTTTTACAAGCCGTGCAATTATGAACTATTTGTTAAGCAATCACTTAACATGGAAATGGCTATTATTATGGCAAGG GATGCTGGAATGGATTGGATAATTCACCTTGATACTGATGAGTTGATTCATCCAGCTGGTGCGCGAGAGTACTCTCTAAGGCGATTGCTTTTAGACGTTCCTGACAATGTTGACATGGTTATCTTCCCCAATTAT GAGAGCAGCATTGAGCGGGATGACATCAAGGATCCATTTACTGAG GTTTCAATGTTTAAGAAAAATTACGACCATCTCCCAAAGGATACATACTTTGGCCTATACAAAGAAGCAACACGTGGTAATCCAAATTACTTCCTCACTTATGGTAATGGAAAATCAGCTGCAAGGGTTCAGGAGCATTTGCGTCCCAATGGTGCTCATAGATGGCATAATTACATGAAAACCCCAAA CGAAATTAAACTGGAGGAGGCTGCTATCCTGCATTACACGTACACAAAGTTTTCAGACTTAACTTCAAGGAGGGATAGGTGTGGCTGCAAGCCCACTAAAGAAGATGTGAAGCGATGTTTCATCTTGGAATTTGACCGATTG GCCTTTATAATTGCATCAACAGCTACTGAGGAGGAGATGAGGAACTG GTATCGAGAACATGTTGTATGGACCGATAAGGACACCAATTTGAAACTTTTGAGAAAGGGTGTGTTGACACGTATATATGCGCCAATG GCTATCATCCGTGGTCTCAAGGAATCCGGCGTCTTCACCTCCGCAGTAACATCAGCGAAAGCGCAGTCAAAAACAAAGTCGTCGAACATGGGTCTTGAGAACAAGGAGTCCATCCTACCCAATGTAACAGCTGGGCAATCCACATTGGAAGGTGGCCATGAGAAATTGCAAGCAACTGTAAGAAAGATCCTAGAAATGGTTGATGCCCAGGAGGAAGCTATGCCGCCAATGTCACCCCCCGGTTTTGTTGAGCTGATTGAAAGCGCTTTGTCATGA
- the LOC117859339 gene encoding cyclin-A1-2 — protein MSTFAASRHASSATAKRPATADTAGGPKAAGAAAAQAKKRVALGNITNVAAPGGRAVGGTGKVAPPPGSAKLNSAISAAPLKKPSLASARSVSSVRGSAVKSASIKPAPPLSRYDSTAQKHNVPPPKVPTVLDVPSRIPSLVPCSTFVSPGRSGDSVSVDETMSTCDSMKSPDIEYIDNGDTSMLASLQRRANEHLRISDDRDVEENKWKKNAPAPMEIDRICDVDNDFEDPQLCATLASDIYMHLREAETKKRPSTDFMETIQKDVNPSMRAILIDWLVEVAEEYRLVPDTLYLTVNYIDRYLSGNEINRQRLQLLGVACMLIAAKYEEICAPQVEEFCYITDNTYFRDEVLEMEASVLNYLKFEMTAPTAKCFLRRFARAAQACDEDPALHLEFLASYIAELSLLEYNLLSYPPSLIAASAIFLAKFVLQPTKYPWNSTLAHYTQYKPSQLCDCVKALHHLFSVGPASNLPAIREKYSQHKYKFVAKKQCPTSIPTEFFRDVTC, from the exons ATGTCGACCTTCGCCGCCTCACGCCACGcgtcctccgccaccgccaagCGCCCCGCAACGGCCGACACCGCCGGGGGACCCAAggcggcgggcgcagcggcCGCGCAGGCCAAGAAGCGCGTCGCGCTCGGCAACATCACCAACGTCGCCGCGCCAGGGGGCAGGGCCGTCGGCGGCACCGGGAAGGTCGCGCCACCGCCGGGAAGCGCG AAGTTGAATTCAGCTATCTCAGCTGCACCCTTGAAGAAGCCATCTTTGGCAAGTGCTCGCAGTGTGAGCTCCGTACGGGGTTCTGCTGTGAAATCGGCTTCCATCAAGCCAGCCCCACCCCTTTCTCGCTATGACAGCACGGCACAGAAGCACAATGTTCCTCCTCCTAAAGTGCCTACCGTTCTTGATGTGCCGAGTCGCATACCTTCCCTGGTTCCCTGCAGCACCTTTGTGTCTCCTGGACGCTCGGGAGATTCAGTTTCTGTCGACGAGACCATGTCGACTTGTGACTCCATGAAAAGCCCTGACATTGAGTACATAGACAATGGGGACACCTCAATGCTCGCTTCATTGCAGCGGCGCGCAAATGAACACCTACGTATCTCGGATGATAGAGATGTTGAAG AAAATAAGTGGAAGAAAAATGCCCCTGCCCCAATGGAAATTGACCGCATTTGCGATGTTGACAATGACTTCGAGGATCCACAGCTGTGTGCTACTCTGGCTTCTGACATTTACATGCATCTGCGAGAGGCTGAG ACAAAGAAAAGACCATCTACTGATTTCATGGAAACGATTCAAAAGGATGTCAATCCAAGCATGAGGGCTATTTTGATAGACTGGCTTGTAGAA GTTGCTGAAGAATACCGTCTTGTTCCTGATACTTTGTACCTGACAGTTAACTACATTGACCGTTATCTTTCTGGCAACGAAATCAACCGCCAAAGGCTGCAATTACTTGGTGTTGCTTGCATGCTTATAGCTGC AAAATACGAGGAGATATGTGCACCACAAGTAGAAGAATTCTGCTACATAACTGACAACACTTACTTCAGAGATGAG GTTTTAGAGATGGAAGCTTCTGTACTGAATTACTTGAAGTTTGAAATGACTGCACCTACAGCCAAATGCTTTTTGAG GAGATTTGCTCGTGCTGCACAAGCGTGTGATGAG GATCCAGCTTTGCATCTTGAGTTCCTGGCCAGTTACATCGCTGAGCTATCGCTTCTGGAGTACAACCTACTCTCGTACCCTCCATCACTAATAGCTGCCTCAGCTATTTTCTTGGCAAAATTTGTACTGCAGCCAACAAAGTATCCTTGG AATTCTACTCTTGCTCACTACACACAATACAAGCCATCGCAATTGTGTGACTGTGTAAAGGCATTGCACCACCTATTCAGTGTTGGTCCTGCGAGCAACCTTCCTGCGATCAGAGAAAAGTACAGTCAACATAAG TACAAATTTGTTGCAAAGAAGCAGTGTCCAACATCAATTCCTACCGAATTCTTCCGAGATGTGACATGCTAG
- the LOC117857054 gene encoding salt stress root protein RS1 isoform X2 — protein sequence MATYWKTKVLPGINKIFDKDGKKAAAVEFLKSFNKEELGKEIEDKKTDLEPKVVETYEASPPEVKALFKDKKPVKISKKNSAAATKFLDELAKIEFPGAKLVSDAVAKSGTTPLSPAITFILDKAAPFIPKEEPKAAEPEPAAAVEATSREVAVEEKKEEAEPAAAAATEEAAATSEAVEEKKEEEKKEEEEKPAEAAAEAAAAPPAAEEKK from the exons ATGGCCACTTACTGGAAGACCAAGGTTCTGCCTGGCATCAACAAGATCTTTGACAAGGATGgcaagaaggcggcggccgtcgAGTTCCTCAAGTCCTTCAACAAG GAGGAGCTTGGCAAGGAGATCGAGGACAAGAAGACGGACCTGGAGCCCAAGGTTGTGGAGACTTATGAAGCATCTCCTCCTGAGGTTAAG GCTCTGTTCAAGGACAAGAAACCAGTCAAGATCAGCAAGAAGAACTCGGCTGCAGCTACTAAGTTCCTCGACGAGCTGGCTAAGATCG AGTTCCCTGGAGCCAAGCTGGTGAGCGACGCGGTGGCCAAGTCCGGCACCACGCCTCTCTCCCCGGCGATCACCTTCATCTTGGACAAGGCTGCGCCGTTCATCCCCAAGGAGGAGCCCAAGGCGGCCGAGCcggagcccgccgccgcggtcgaggcaacctcccgggaagtcgccgtggaggagaagaaggaggaggctgAGCCTGCAGCCGctgcggcgacggaggaggcagcggcgacgTCGGAGGCGgtagaggagaagaaggaagaggagaagaaggaggaggaggagaagccagCGGAAGCCGcagccgaggccgccgcggcgccaccAGCTGCGGAGGAGAAGAAGTGA
- the LOC117857054 gene encoding salt stress root protein RS1 isoform X1: protein MAPWLLYRCPFITTPPLHVCILGFFLLKTIDSSFEETRQKMATYWKTKVLPGINKIFDKDGKKAAAVEFLKSFNKEELGKEIEDKKTDLEPKVVETYEASPPEVKALFKDKKPVKISKKNSAAATKFLDELAKIEFPGAKLVSDAVAKSGTTPLSPAITFILDKAAPFIPKEEPKAAEPEPAAAVEATSREVAVEEKKEEAEPAAAAATEEAAATSEAVEEKKEEEKKEEEEKPAEAAAEAAAAPPAAEEKK from the exons ATGGCACCGTGGCTCCTGTACCGCTGCCCATTCATCACAACTCCTCCCCTGCATGTATGCATCCTTGGTTTCTTCCTGCTGA AGACGATTGATTCATCTTTTGAAGAAACAAGACAGAAAATGGCCACTTACTGGAAGACCAAGGTTCTGCCTGGCATCAACAAGATCTTTGACAAGGATGgcaagaaggcggcggccgtcgAGTTCCTCAAGTCCTTCAACAAG GAGGAGCTTGGCAAGGAGATCGAGGACAAGAAGACGGACCTGGAGCCCAAGGTTGTGGAGACTTATGAAGCATCTCCTCCTGAGGTTAAG GCTCTGTTCAAGGACAAGAAACCAGTCAAGATCAGCAAGAAGAACTCGGCTGCAGCTACTAAGTTCCTCGACGAGCTGGCTAAGATCG AGTTCCCTGGAGCCAAGCTGGTGAGCGACGCGGTGGCCAAGTCCGGCACCACGCCTCTCTCCCCGGCGATCACCTTCATCTTGGACAAGGCTGCGCCGTTCATCCCCAAGGAGGAGCCCAAGGCGGCCGAGCcggagcccgccgccgcggtcgaggcaacctcccgggaagtcgccgtggaggagaagaaggaggaggctgAGCCTGCAGCCGctgcggcgacggaggaggcagcggcgacgTCGGAGGCGgtagaggagaagaaggaagaggagaagaaggaggaggaggagaagccagCGGAAGCCGcagccgaggccgccgcggcgccaccAGCTGCGGAGGAGAAGAAGTGA
- the LOC117857905 gene encoding putative ubiquitin-conjugating enzyme E2 38, with protein sequence MALKIKKLLQLFCVSKKDSKKKGKSIDPLWTASTPHSSLSVTANKSHLDPCSSGTGTVLSMQKPKPECASMISSYARTEHGIGSDDYMLFNQFDVVQDFSDHHYAKTSPGKATKDWVKAIQSEWNLLQKNLPESVYVRVYEDRIDLLRAAIVGPAGTPYHDGLFFFDVRFPAEYPKCPPKVHYHSGGLRLNPNLYESGKVCLSLLNTWWGNGCEKWGKSNSTMLQVLVSIQGLVLNDKPYFNEPGNKNSAKTTAGEKNSMAYNQTAFVLSCKTMLYSLRKPPKHFETLVARHFHERERAILDACSAYMSGAVVGSSAGSGARYACDKCFADFKKSLTLYTEHLRTEFAANRSCLLELERQSSVVDEIVPAS encoded by the exons ATGGCTCTCAAGATCAAGAAGCTGCTGCAGCTGTTTTGTGTCAGTAAGAAGGATTCCAAAAAGAAAG GCAAATCCATTGATCCACTTTGGACAG CCTCCACTCCACACTCCTCTTTGAGTGTCACTGCAAATAAGAGTCATTTGGATCCCTGTTCAAGTGGAACTGGCACTGTGCTAAGCATGCAAAAACCCAAACCTGAATGCGCAAGTATGATATCATCATATGCAAGGACAGAACATGGAATTGGGAGTGATGATTACATGTTATTTAACCAATTTGATGTTGTTCAAGATTTCTCCGATCACCACTATGCAAAAACATCGCCAGGAAAG GCCACCAAAGATTGGGTGAAGGCAATCCAGAGTGAATGGAATCTTCTACAGAAAAATCTACCTG AATCTGTATATGTTAGAGTTTATGAGGACAGGATTGATCTGCTCAGGGCTGCTATAGTTGGGCCAGCTGGAACTCCATATCATGATGGATTGTTCTTCTTCGATGTCCGTTTTCCTGCTGAATACCCAAAATGCCCACCA AAAGTTCATTACCATTCAGGTGGACTTCGGTTGAATCCAAACCTGTATGAGAGCGGGAAGGTTTGCCTGAGCCTTCTGAATACCTGGTGGGGTAACGGGTGCGAGAAGTGGGGCAAGTCAAATTCCACCATGCTGCAGGTGCTGGTCTCCATTCAGGGCCTTGTGCTCAATGATAAGCCATACTTCAATGAGCCAGGAAACAAAAATTCGGCTAAAACAACAGCTGGTGAAAAGAATTCCATGGCTTACAATCAGACAGCCTTTGTGCTATCCTGCAAGACAATGTTGTATTCACTCCGGAAGCCTCCAAAG CATTTTGAGACCCTGGTTGCACGCCACTTCCACGAGCGTGAGCGTGCCATCCTAGACGCGTGCAGTGCTTACATGTCTGGGGCAGTCGTTGGATCATCTGCTGGGAGTGGTGCCAGATATGCCTGTGACAAGTGCTTTGCAGATTTCAAGAAGTCGCTGACTCTGTACACTGAGCATTTGAGGACCGAGTTTGCTGCAAACAGAAGTTGCTTGCTGGAACTGGAAAGACAGTCATCGGTTGTAGATGAGATTGTGCCTGCTAGCTAG